The sequence TGGCGAGAGTAAAGACGAGGATGTAAAGTTTTTAGGCCAAGACAGAGCTCTTAAAGCTCTTGATTTTGGTCTAGCTATTAAGGATTTTAGATACAACATATTCGTAGTTGGCCACGAAGGAATGAATAAAAGAGATGTAGTTTTGTCCATACTTAAAAGTAGAGCTAAAGAACTTAATAAACCGGATGACGTAATTTATGTATTTAACTTCAAGAATCCTGATATGCCTAGAGTTTTGTACTTGCCGGCTGGTAAGGGCAGGATTTTTAAAAAGTATATGAATGATTTTGTAGTAAGCCTGAAATCTGATCTTCCAAAGAAATTTGAGTCCAAAGAATATGAAGTTGCAAAAAGGAAGTTAATAGAAGAGTTTCAAAGAAAAAGGTCAAGGATCTTTGCTGAATTTGAAGAGGAAGTATCAAAATATAATTTTGCGATTAGGACCCTTGAGAATGGTGTAATAGAGCTTTTTGCAGTTTCTCCCTCTACTAAGGCTCCATTTACAGAAGAAGAATACAGAGCGCTTTCTGATGAAGATAAAGAAAAAATACAAACAACCGGAGAGATGCTTAATGAGAAAATGAATGAAGCACTTCGTCAGATAAGAGAGGAGGAAAAAAACTTAAGAGAAAAAGCCATATTATTGGATAAAGAATTCGCTGCATCATTTGTAGATAACATTTTAAAACAGGTTAGAGATGAGTTTTATGACAGAGATGACGTTCTTCTTTATTTGGATGAGATTAGATCAGATCTTTTAGACAGAGTTCAAGAATTAAGGGCTAGCGTAGAGCAAAACGCTAATATGCCCTTCTTAATGAGACCTTCAGAACCATCGTTTGACAAATATTTGGTAAATCTTTTTGTTGATAATTCTGAAACTGAAGGTGCTCCAGTCGTTTATTTGTCTAATTCCAGTTATGGCAACCTTTTTGGCAAAATTGAATATAAATTTGTTTATGGTGCTGCGGTTACTGATTTTACACAAATTAAATCTGGGGCTATAAATAAAGCAAATCATGGTTTTCTTATATTGGACGCCCAGGATTTATTAAAAAATATCTTCAGTTATGATGCTCTTAAAAGGGCTCTTAAAGAAGGTAAGGTTAGAATAGAGGATCCATGGGAACCATATAGGGTTGTTAGTTCTGGAGCTCTAAAACCTGAGGCTATAGACCTCGATCTTAAAGTAATTCTTATAGGATCAAGTTTTCTTTATGAGATCCTTAGTCAATATGACGATGAGTTTAGAGAACTTTTCAACGTAAAAGTAGATTTTGATGATGTCTTGAATTCTAATTTAGGTTTAGATAAGTATGTTTCGTTAATAAAAAATATATCTAGAAATGATAGCCTTTTGCCATTAAGCGAATCTGGCATAAACTATATAATTAAAGAATCAGCCAGGATTGCTGGGCAGAAGAATAAATTTTCTTTAAGATCCAGCATGATTAGAAACCTTCTTACAGAAGCAAATTATTTTGCTATTAAATCTGGTAGTTCTGAAATTACTGGTTCACACGTTAGAGATGCAATCAAAAATAAAGTCTTTAGAAATGGAAGAATTGAAGAACGAATTCAGGAAGCCATTCTTGAAGATACCATTATTGTCAGGACTTCGGGCGAGATGATCGGCCAGGTTAATGGTTTGGCGATAATGTCCTTGGGAGGGCATCTGTTCGGCAAGCCTGCTAGAATTACTGCTCAGGTTTATGCAGGCAAGAGAGGAGTTTTGAACATAGAAAGAGAAGTTAAGATGAGCGGCCAAATTCACGATAAAGCCGTGTTCATACTATCGGGCTACCTTGGCTACCTTTTTGGTCAGAAAAGACCTCTTTCTTTTTCTGCATCCATCACCTTTGAACAGTTGTATTCAGGAATTGAGGGCGATTCTGCAACCTGTGCAGAATTTTATGCTTTGATTAGCGCTCTTTCCAATATCCCTTTAAAACAAAATGTTGCCATAACAGGTTCAATGGATCAGTGGGGTGAGGTTCAGCCAATAGGCGGTGTAAACGAAAAGATAGAGGGATTTTTCGATCTGTGCAAAGCAAGGGATGTAAATGACGCAATGGTAATAATACCAGAAAGAAACGTTAACAATCTTATTCTCAGAGACGAGGTTATAGAGGCAGTAAAAGAAGGTAAGTTTAAAATATTTGCAATTTCAAGGGTCGAAGAAGGCCTAAAGATTCTTACGGGCTTAGACGTTGATTCTAAAGACGATAATGGTAATTTCATAAAGAATAGCGTATATTACTTTGTAGAAAAAAGGTTAGAAGAGTTTGCAAAGGTCGGAATAGAGGAAGATAAAAAAAAGAATAGTTAGATTGTGGCTTATTAATAAGAAACAATTTTATCTTTTTAATATTCAAATGTAAATTATTTTATTATAATAAAGTAATTTACATTTTCTACGAGAATGACAATATCACTGTCCGTTAACATAACCCTACATAACACTTGACAAATACCCTTAATTAATTAAGATAATTAAAATTACATTAAATTTACATTAAAATTTACAAAGAAAGGGCAGGAGAGGGAGTGTTTGAAGACAATAAAGGTAATAAGGATTTAAGTTATTTAAGAACAGGTCAATTTGAAACAGAGAGAGGAAATGCTACATATGTAGATTTATCCCTTTATAAAAAAACAGGAATAATAGGGACTATATTATTAGCTATAAGCGCTCCTTTATACTTTAGCAACTATTTTAAAGATTTTAATACCAACGTTATTATTTATAGCGGGTATATATATGCCTTAGCATTCTGGTGTATTTCTCTTGTTAAACTTTCAACAACATTTAACAGTTTAAAGTTTCGAATACAGAGTATTATTATGCTTGTTCTATTTGAAATAGCTGCATTGCTTGTTTTTATTGGCTTAACTTTTCACAAAGACTTAACGGTTTTTATTGCTCCTCTTTTTATTTTTGGCATGATTAGTTTAATCCTCTCTTTTAACATGGTAGCTAAATATACAGGCATAATGCTATACAAAACATTTGCCATTTCCAGTTTCATTGCATATATTATATCTTTATTTTTGTTCTCTTTTCCTGAACTAATGAGACTAATATCCCTTTACGTGTTATGGTCTGTTGTATTTATCATTCTTATAATAGCATTTTACACTACTCCTACAAAGATGAGAGAAGATGAGAACATATATATACCCTCAAAAAAACCTCCTGATACCTTTGATTTCAATAAAACCTCTGAAAGCCTGAAGAGTGCAGTAGAGGATATAGACACAAACCAACCTGTAATGGTCCTAAGATATACATTTTTCAGGACTCTTTCTCTGGTTCTTTTTTACTTGTTTTGTTTTCTTATGTTCCTAGGTGGAACACTAACGGGATTTGGAATTGTTCCTTTGGGGGGCATGGATGATAATTTATACCGCTTTTTGTGTGTAACTTTTGCTCCTTTTGCTACAATTTTTGCTCTCTGGGAAATCATAGATCTGGTGAACACAAAACAAATAGAAGTGTATAGAGATAGAGTTGTTAAAAGGGTAACAATACCATTTCCAATGCAAAGAGATAAGACAGTATATTACAAAGAAGGTAGATACCGAATGAATTCGATGGGCATGTACATCACAGAAGCAAAAGGTATTTCTGCGTATATAAGAGGTTTTAAAGGCTTTTATATATATACCTCCAGGTTTAAAGGTAAAGATGAAACCCGCTTTATTAAATTCTTAGCTCAGGTATCTGGAAGAGATGAGGGAATATTTTGTAGGCCCCTGTCGCATATTGAATTATTTTACCAAAAATTTATGAAGGAGTAATAAAATATTGGACTATTAGCCTTGTTGTTGCTTTACAGAATTTCTAAGATAGGGTCTTATACCTATTTAAGAAAACTCTGAAAGAGGTAAGAATGGAATCAACGGAAAAAATAGATGCGAGATTACTAACTAATATATTAAAAGGTAAATTTTTGCTTGACGATGGGGCACTGACAGCTGAAAAAGCTGAAAATAGAATTTCAGACGGTATGGATCCAAATAGTGCAATAGGATAACTTTGAAAAGGTTATCTTCAGATGGGCAGGAGTTGAGGATATAACGGATAAAGAGCTTGGCGTAAGCTGGGCTATACTAAGCGGTAACGACAAACAAAATAGATTGCTTCACTTTGACAATAGGATAACTCTTAGCTATGAACAGGTTGGAGCAATAGAAAAGTTTTCTGGATATACCTCTAATTGTTAATGACACTATAAATTCCTTCAGGAATACTAGGGTTATCTGGACCGTTTGGTATCATCTAATTGTTAATGGTACTATAAAATCCCCAGGTAGGGAGCGTTTAAATTCCCAACAATAAAATATAAAATACCTCCTATGTTAGGAGGTAAAAATATGAAGGAGATTTGTATGTACTATTCAGTAAAGAGCATGTTTGACTTAGGCAAGAATATATCTCAAATAGCACGTAATTTGCATTTGGATAGAAAGACCGTTTTTATAAAAAACATTGACGAAGGGCTAAAAGTAAGATAATTAAGCCCTTTGCGAAGTTTTCGTTAATTAAATTGTTTTAACTTTTCTTTTATTTTGTTGGTAAAGGTTTCTAAAACCTTTATTCTTGCAAAGTACTTGTCGTTTGCCTCTATTATGTGCCATGGAACTTCTTCTGTGCTAGTTCTAATTAGCATTTCTTCTACAGCAGGGAGATAATCATCCCATTTGCTTCTGTTTCTCCAATCGTCTTCTGTTATTTTCCAGTGTTTGAAGGGATTTTTTTCTCTTTCTTCGAACCTTTCCAGTTGAGTTTGTTTGTCTATATGAAGCCAGAATTTTAGAAGAATTATACCAAAATTTGTGAACTGTTTTTCCATTTGTTTTATTTCCTCATACGCCCTTTGCCATTCAAAATCGTTGCAGAGCTTTTCTACTCTTTCTACAAGGACTCTGCCGTACCACGTTCTATCAAATATGGCGATATTTCCCCTTTCTGGCACGTTTTGCCAGAACCTCCACAGATAATGGTGTGCCAATTCGTACTCATTTGGGGCGCCTATTGGAATTACAGTATACCCCCTTGGATCCATTGCTTCGGTAAGCCTTTTTATGCTCCCTCCCTTCCCCGCTGCGTCCCATCCCTCAAAGGCAACGATTACAGGGATTTTTTCTTTCCACAATCTATATTGAAGCTCATGTATTTGTTTTTGAAGCAAATGGAGTTTTTCAATATATTCTTCGTAAGTCAGAGATTTGTTTAGATCTATTTGAGAAAGAGCGCTCAACTCGTTTACAGGGTAAAAGCTTTCAAGGGCTGGCAATTCACCTCTTTCTTTAATTGTTTTGATTTTAAAATTTATTGCTTCAATAAGAATTTTAAATATTTTTATTGTGGCATAATGCTTATCTGTAGATTCAATTATCGTCCATGGAGCAAAAGCTGTATCAGTTTTTTCAAAAACTGCTTCTGCTGTATCAAGAAACTTTTTGTATTTTTTGTGTAATTTGAGAACATCATCAGTTACTCTCCAGGATTCATCTTTATTCTTTTTCAACTTTTTCAGTCTATCTTTTTGTTCTTCTTTCGAAATATATAGAAAAAATTTTACTATCAGATAACCATCTGAAACAAGTTGACCCTCGAAGGACAAAACTTCATCTAAAAGATATTCTGTAATCTCAGGGGGCGTTTTTTTTAAAACTCTATCTGCTAATAGAGCCTTGTACCAGCTCTCGTTTACAATGCTTATATCTCCTCTCTTTGGAATAGTTTTCCAGAATTTGTAAAAATATGGTCTATTTTCAGTTTCAGATGGGCACTCAAATCTTTTTATTACGTCATATCCTCTTGGATCAAGTGGAAGCATTAACTTATTTATTAAAGTACCCTTTCCTGCAGCCTCAAAACCATCAAAAACTACAATTATTGGCAGCTTCAAATCTCTAGCCTCTCTTTGAAGAGCGCCTAATTCTATACTAAGGCTGTCGAACTCCTTTTTGTACTCTTCTTTGTCTAGAAATTTATTTAAATCAACCTTTTCCAACATCTTACTTATCCTCCTTAAGCGTGTTTGAAAATAATATTAAAGACAAAGTAAACTATTATCCCAAGCAAAAAGTAAAGAAGGAGCCCAAACAAAATAAACCAAAAAAGTCTAAGTATAATCTGCCACAATGGAAGTTTCATTTACTCTACGCCTCTAAAAATATGTCCTTTTGTAAAGTAAAGTTTTTCTTTGTCATCTAAACTGAAATTAGGAAAATTGGGTTTTTTAGATTCGTTCAAAAAGGTTCTAACGACTTTTGGTATAAGATTTTCATTTGTTGCCCTCAGATCGATTCTTAGTTTAAGGTTCAAATCTAAAAGGATATTTTTCTCGTTAATTAAATTTTGGGTATGAGCGTTTAATATGTGAGTTCTGCAGCTTTCGTCTATGAAAACTGGATATTTAACCTTGTTGTCTTTAAGGTAGAAATCTCTATCTTTACACAAAGGTGAACACTGACTCTTTGAAAACAACACACAGCCTTCTGAAATCATCATTTCCAGATTGCCATAAGCAGTAATTTCAATAGGCATATTAGTTTTTAGATTTGAAATTTCATCAAAATTCAATTCATTTGAGACATGCACCATAGATGCTCCTAAATTGCTTATTAATTCTAGCGCATAGGAATTAAAAACATTTAGAGAATGATCTACTACAAAGCTTATCCCTTCTGAAAGAACGAAATCAAGCATGGCTGTATTTGTCACCAAAATAATTGGTTTTTCTTGTTTTTTTATAATCTCAGCTATGAGTTCAAATTCTTTTCTTATAATTCTTGGGGTTGAGATTATCATTTGTCCTCTTGCATCTTCGATCATCTTTTTTGCTTCTGTAAAAATTTCTGGCGTGTAAGGAAATTTTTCTTTATATCCTTCTGGCCCAAATATAATTGTTTTTGCTCCATTTTCTAAAGCTATTTTAAGGTCTTTTATGGAAGACACTCTAAAGATAAAATTAGAATTAATACCTATTTTTTTTGGTTTATTTTTAATTAGTTTCTCAAGATAAAATTCTCTTTCTTTGTTTTGCTCTATTTCTTTTTCCAAAAGAAATTTCTTAATCTCTTTTATAATACTTAAGGGTAACATTAAATTTTTCTTATTTTCAAGGTTTATTTCAAAAGAAAATGGGTGGTCTTGAGTATTTATTTTTTCAGATAGTATTTCTTTCGTAGTAGGATATTTTTTTGCAATTTCTAAACCTGTTTTTTTTATAAATTTCTTTTGTTTGTTGTCAGCTTCTACGATAATTTTGTCTGAATCTAGTTCTATGCGAACCTTTACCTGATATCTCTTAATTGAGCGTCGAAATATTTCATTGGCCCTTTCTTCGAGGATGCTGGCCCTTACTCTGAAAACTCTATCTCCTTCGCGTACCTTTGACATGATATGGTGATTTGATATAAAAACTTTATTGCCTTGTATAAAAAAATCATTTGACTCAAGCGTTATATTGCCGTGAGAAGAAAATATCACAAAGCAGTCATTTGCCTTGCACTCCCTCAAGGGTTCAAAGCACAATTTGTTTTCTGAAATAATTACCCTTCCTATAAACAAGCCTCTGTTGTTAGGTCTTGAGCTGTCCATAAAAGTATTTTCTTTGTTTTTTATTAATTTTATCTGAGAATACTTTCTTTGATGTACAGGTGCTTTTATATTGTAAGTGGTAAAAGTTCTATTAAAGCATTCTGCCAAATCATCTAAATCACTTCTTGAAGGTTCGAATATTTCTTTATTTCCAGATAAATATGTATCTTTTATAAAATCCAAAGCATTTCTGTATATTCTAGTAACGTTTGCAACGTATATCCTTGATTTTAGTCTTCCCTCTATTTTTAAGGATTTTATCTTAGTTTTAACAATTTCTGACAGTATTGGATAAAGGCACAGATCTTTCATGGAAAGAAGATATCCTTTTTCGATCAGATTCTCGCCTTTTAGAAGAGAATACTCCATTCTGCACGGTTGTGCACACTTGCCTCTGTTGCCAGATCTTGCCCCTATTAAGCTACTCATAAGACATTGCCCAGAGTACGAGTAACAAAGTGCTCCGTGAATAAATATCTCTGTATCTATAACTTCGGCAATTTCAGAAATTTCAGATAGGGATAATTCTCTTGCAAGTATAACCCTAGAAACGCCCAAATTCTTTAAAAATTTCGCTCCGTATAAGGATGTAGTTGTAGCTTGTGTGCTTGCGTGAATTTCTAAATCTGGAAACTCTTTCCTAATCCGGTATATTAATCCAAAGTCTTGAACAATTATTGCATCCACCTTGAGATTGTATAGTTGCTCAATTAATTTCATGCACTCATAGAATTCGCTGTCTTTTATTAGGGTATTGACTGTTATATAACATTTTACGTTTCTTTCATGAGCGAATTGAACTGCACTTTTAATCTCTTCGTAATCAAAATTTTTTGCACTGCTTCTTGCTGAAAAATTCTTTGCGCCAAAATATACTGCGTCAGCCCCAGCAAATATAGCAGCCTTTAAAGTGTCAAAATTTCCAGCAGGGGATAATAATTCTGGTATATATATCTTTTTTTTCTCTGAAACATGAATGCTTTCCAAAATTTAATTGACTCCTTTAAAAATATTAATACTTGATTGTATTTTTACTCAGGATTTACTAACTCCAGGGCCTACAATTATACTTTTCCCGCCAGGTTTTGATATAACTTTTATTTGAGTAGCAATTCTTTCCTGTATATATGTAAGGTGGGATATTATTCCTATTGTCTTGTTTTCTTGATTTAAATTAGATATTGCATTAAGCGCTGTTTCTAAGGTTTCCTCGTCTAATGTACCAAAGCCCTCGTCGAGAAACAGTGAATCTACTCTGACATTTTTGCTTGACATAGAAGATAGACCAAGCGCTAGGGCAAGGCTTACAATGAAGCTTTCTCCACCAGATAAATTTTTTGTGCTTCTAATTTCTCCTGCTTGGTAGTTATCTATTACGGAAAAACAAAGCCTCTCTTTTTTATCCTTTGTAAGAATATATCTATCACTAATTCTTTTTAAGTGCCTGTTTGCGTGTTTTATCAATATGTCAAATGTGATTTCCTGAGCAAAGCTCCTAAATTTTTTTCCATCGGATGATCCGATAAGATCATATAATATATCATACTTTTTTAAATTTTTTTCCTTCATTTCTATTTCTTTTATTAATTTGTTATATTTTTCTTTTACTTCGTTATTTGCACTTAATTTTTGCTTCAACATTCCAATATTTTCTCTGATATTTTTTACTTTTTCCCTTTGAAACTCTAAGTCTTTAAACGTTTCTTCCAGAGTTTGGTTGTTTTTTCCAATTAGCTCTTTTATTTGCTCTAGCTCCCTTCTCTTTTCAGATACCTTTGAATCAAGTAACTCCCTTTCTATCTCTATAGCTTTAAGCTCCTTGGATATAATCGCAATCTCTTCATCCGAAATTAGTGACGCTTCGAAATTTTCTATATCTATAAAATTATGTTCTCTTAAGAGACTCTCAAATTCATATTTTTTAAGCTTATACAATTCTTCCATTTCAAGCTTTTTCTTCTTTGTATTTTCAATTTCTCCGTTTAGAAACGATCTGGTATTTTCTAGGTTGTTGAGGGCACTTTGATTATCTTGCAACCTTTTTTCTAAGCCTTCTTTAATTTCCCTTAATTTTTTTTCGCATAGATCGGTATCGTAATTTCTAAGAGTTTTGTATCTTTTTTCTTCTAAATTTTTTATATCTGAAGTAATTTTATTGAATTCTTCTTGATATTTTTTAATTTCTTCTTCAATATTTTCTAAATCAAACTGTAATTTGTTTAAATTTTTTTCTTCATTTTCTAGGTCTGAGTGATATTTTATATGAAATTCTTTAACTTTTAAAAACTCTTCATATCTTTTTTTGAGATCTAAGTATAGGTTATTTATCTCTTTGGGATAAACTGTTTTAATGCCAATTTTTTGCAAAATACATGAAATATTTTTTTCTTGAGAATGCTTTTGACTATTCAATTCTTCCCTTGTGGCTTGTAAATTTGAGACCTCAGCCTTTATGATGTTGAGTTTTTGCTCTTTAGAATTAATAATATTTTTTAGCGAGCTGATATCTTCTTTTAAAGATAAAAGTTCTTTATTCTTTTTATTTATATTATTTTCTAAAGCCTCATATCTTTCAATTAGACTGGCTAAATTATTTATTTCGATTTCATTTTTTTCAATTTCTGTATTTAGGGCTGTAATGTTCACATGGTAGTCAAATTTTTTTTCAATTCCTTCAATCTTTTTAAGAGACTCATTTTTGGCGCTTAGCAACCTTTTTATTTGAATAGCATTGTTTTGAAGTTTATTTTCTTGCAAACTAATTTTGGTACTTATTTCAGAGATATCATCTTTGAGCTTTTTTATATTTTCTGACTTGTTGTTATACTCTTCAATTAGAGAGTAATCGATTAGGGTATTATCCATTTGTTTGTAAGGATGATGAGTAGATCCACAGACCGGACAGGGTCTGCCTTCTTCCAATATTTCTCTTGTCTTTTCAAAATCTTTTAGAAGTTTAAGTTCTTCAAATTTCTTTTTATTCGCTTCTAAAAAATCTTCAATTAATTTCTTTTCGTATTCCTTTTGCTCTCTTTCCCTTTCTAATCTTTCCCTTTCTGTTGTTAAAGATTCAAATTCAGCATACCTTTCTTTGATATCTAGATCTATGCTTTCTAATATTTCAAGATATGGTTTTTTTGTTTTTTCCCTGTCGAGTGCCTTTTTTATCTCGTTGATGTCTTTATATGAAAGCAAGTTCTCTATATCCTTTTGAATAGATGTTATTTCTAATTCAATACTTTCTTTTTCTCGTGTTTTTTGATCTAATTTTTCATATTCTCTTTGCACTTCAAGGGTTAGACTTTCTTCTTCTTTCTCCTTAGATGACAAAATTTTTTCTGTACTAAGAAGCCTGACTTCTAAATCCTTTATCATTTCGAGAAAACTTTTTAAATCAGGAAGGATATCTTTTAATTTCTCAAGGTAAGCATTTTCTAATAAATCTAGGTTAAATGCTTTTATTTCTCTTTTAATTCTTTCTATTCTTTGTTTTGTTAAATCACTTTGACTTAATATTTCCCTTTTCTTTTTCGAGACTTCGTTAACTAATTTTTTGTATATTTCTTCTTGTTTATTTAAGTTTTGTATATTCAAGTCAATTGTCTTTGCCTCGTTTATAAGAGGTTCTATTTTCCCTTTTTTTTCTATAAATTTTTGCGTTTTTAGCTTTATTTCTTCTAAACTTTTTTTTAAATTTTCTAAATCTTTACTTAAGCCTTTTTCTTCATCTTCTTTTTTTTCTAAAGAACGACTTATATCTTTTAGCGAATCTTCCAAATTCTTTAGTTCTTTGTATTCAGGATAGATGCTCCTTGCTTCTTTGGCTTTCTCTAGTTTTAATTTTTGTTGATTACCATCTGAAAGCTTTTTGTTTATGTCTAAAAGGTTTTTTTCTAACATTTTTATTTCGATTG comes from Thermodesulfobium acidiphilum and encodes:
- a CDS encoding U32 family peptidase; translation: MESIHVSEKKKIYIPELLSPAGNFDTLKAAIFAGADAVYFGAKNFSARSSAKNFDYEEIKSAVQFAHERNVKCYITVNTLIKDSEFYECMKLIEQLYNLKVDAIIVQDFGLIYRIRKEFPDLEIHASTQATTTSLYGAKFLKNLGVSRVILARELSLSEISEIAEVIDTEIFIHGALCYSYSGQCLMSSLIGARSGNRGKCAQPCRMEYSLLKGENLIEKGYLLSMKDLCLYPILSEIVKTKIKSLKIEGRLKSRIYVANVTRIYRNALDFIKDTYLSGNKEIFEPSRSDLDDLAECFNRTFTTYNIKAPVHQRKYSQIKLIKNKENTFMDSSRPNNRGLFIGRVIISENKLCFEPLRECKANDCFVIFSSHGNITLESNDFFIQGNKVFISNHHIMSKVREGDRVFRVRASILEERANEIFRRSIKRYQVKVRIELDSDKIIVEADNKQKKFIKKTGLEIAKKYPTTKEILSEKINTQDHPFSFEINLENKKNLMLPLSIIKEIKKFLLEKEIEQNKEREFYLEKLIKNKPKKIGINSNFIFRVSSIKDLKIALENGAKTIIFGPEGYKEKFPYTPEIFTEAKKMIEDARGQMIISTPRIIRKEFELIAEIIKKQEKPIILVTNTAMLDFVLSEGISFVVDHSLNVFNSYALELISNLGASMVHVSNELNFDEISNLKTNMPIEITAYGNLEMMISEGCVLFSKSQCSPLCKDRDFYLKDNKVKYPVFIDESCRTHILNAHTQNLINEKNILLDLNLKLRIDLRATNENLIPKVVRTFLNESKKPNFPNFSLDDKEKLYFTKGHIFRGVE
- a CDS encoding Lon protease family protein, encoding MRELSASDLTVEEIKLELIGESKDEDVKFLGQDRALKALDFGLAIKDFRYNIFVVGHEGMNKRDVVLSILKSRAKELNKPDDVIYVFNFKNPDMPRVLYLPAGKGRIFKKYMNDFVVSLKSDLPKKFESKEYEVAKRKLIEEFQRKRSRIFAEFEEEVSKYNFAIRTLENGVIELFAVSPSTKAPFTEEEYRALSDEDKEKIQTTGEMLNEKMNEALRQIREEEKNLREKAILLDKEFAASFVDNILKQVRDEFYDRDDVLLYLDEIRSDLLDRVQELRASVEQNANMPFLMRPSEPSFDKYLVNLFVDNSETEGAPVVYLSNSSYGNLFGKIEYKFVYGAAVTDFTQIKSGAINKANHGFLILDAQDLLKNIFSYDALKRALKEGKVRIEDPWEPYRVVSSGALKPEAIDLDLKVILIGSSFLYEILSQYDDEFRELFNVKVDFDDVLNSNLGLDKYVSLIKNISRNDSLLPLSESGINYIIKESARIAGQKNKFSLRSSMIRNLLTEANYFAIKSGSSEITGSHVRDAIKNKVFRNGRIEERIQEAILEDTIIVRTSGEMIGQVNGLAIMSLGGHLFGKPARITAQVYAGKRGVLNIEREVKMSGQIHDKAVFILSGYLGYLFGQKRPLSFSASITFEQLYSGIEGDSATCAEFYALISALSNIPLKQNVAITGSMDQWGEVQPIGGVNEKIEGFFDLCKARDVNDAMVIIPERNVNNLILRDEVIEAVKEGKFKIFAISRVEEGLKILTGLDVDSKDDNGNFIKNSVYYFVEKRLEEFAKVGIEEDKKKNS
- a CDS encoding AAA family ATPase translates to MKILKIRLKNINSLYNEWTIDFTHPEFTSNSIFLITGQTGAGKSTILDAISLALYGRTPRLGKISKNNNELMSRNTDECFSEVTFETQKGLYKALWWQKRTKELQHPKRELQEVKENKIIETGTNKVEEKIIELTGMTYDQFTRSILLAQGDFASFLKANYDERSAILEQITGTQIYSEVSIMVYEKRKTEREQLSLIKKELETLRILSPEEEGELRLQQDSYTLREKICNEELEKLSERFNAKKKEKDISIEIKMLEKNLLDINKKLSDGNQQKLKLEKAKEARSIYPEYKELKNLEDSLKDISRSLEKKEDEEKGLSKDLENLKKSLEEIKLKTQKFIEKKGKIEPLINEAKTIDLNIQNLNKQEEIYKKLVNEVSKKKREILSQSDLTKQRIERIKREIKAFNLDLLENAYLEKLKDILPDLKSFLEMIKDLEVRLLSTEKILSSKEKEEESLTLEVQREYEKLDQKTREKESIELEITSIQKDIENLLSYKDINEIKKALDREKTKKPYLEILESIDLDIKERYAEFESLTTERERLEREREQKEYEKKLIEDFLEANKKKFEELKLLKDFEKTREILEEGRPCPVCGSTHHPYKQMDNTLIDYSLIEEYNNKSENIKKLKDDISEISTKISLQENKLQNNAIQIKRLLSAKNESLKKIEGIEKKFDYHVNITALNTEIEKNEIEINNLASLIERYEALENNINKKNKELLSLKEDISSLKNIINSKEQKLNIIKAEVSNLQATREELNSQKHSQEKNISCILQKIGIKTVYPKEINNLYLDLKKRYEEFLKVKEFHIKYHSDLENEEKNLNKLQFDLENIEEEIKKYQEEFNKITSDIKNLEEKRYKTLRNYDTDLCEKKLREIKEGLEKRLQDNQSALNNLENTRSFLNGEIENTKKKKLEMEELYKLKKYEFESLLREHNFIDIENFEASLISDEEIAIISKELKAIEIERELLDSKVSEKRRELEQIKELIGKNNQTLEETFKDLEFQREKVKNIRENIGMLKQKLSANNEVKEKYNKLIKEIEMKEKNLKKYDILYDLIGSSDGKKFRSFAQEITFDILIKHANRHLKRISDRYILTKDKKERLCFSVIDNYQAGEIRSTKNLSGGESFIVSLALALGLSSMSSKNVRVDSLFLDEGFGTLDEETLETALNAISNLNQENKTIGIISHLTYIQERIATQIKVISKPGGKSIIVGPGVSKS
- the pap gene encoding polyphosphate:AMP phosphotransferase, with amino-acid sequence MLEKVDLNKFLDKEEYKKEFDSLSIELGALQREARDLKLPIIVVFDGFEAAGKGTLINKLMLPLDPRGYDVIKRFECPSETENRPYFYKFWKTIPKRGDISIVNESWYKALLADRVLKKTPPEITEYLLDEVLSFEGQLVSDGYLIVKFFLYISKEEQKDRLKKLKKNKDESWRVTDDVLKLHKKYKKFLDTAEAVFEKTDTAFAPWTIIESTDKHYATIKIFKILIEAINFKIKTIKERGELPALESFYPVNELSALSQIDLNKSLTYEEYIEKLHLLQKQIHELQYRLWKEKIPVIVAFEGWDAAGKGGSIKRLTEAMDPRGYTVIPIGAPNEYELAHHYLWRFWQNVPERGNIAIFDRTWYGRVLVERVEKLCNDFEWQRAYEEIKQMEKQFTNFGIILLKFWLHIDKQTQLERFEEREKNPFKHWKITEDDWRNRSKWDDYLPAVEEMLIRTSTEEVPWHIIEANDKYFARIKVLETFTNKIKEKLKQFN